From Enterococcus wangshanyuanii, the proteins below share one genomic window:
- a CDS encoding DEAD/DEAH box helicase, whose translation MKWSIPERIVERGRDYMKEGRVLSIVQDSERKLWHAEVLGNELYHVQLDGSAKENDICECPYWMDHGYCKHTVAVELSLRQKGTSRIIKEDQPQVFEKRSVSMSEMFTKGFAKLNQTTETEKIVPLVVEVVIDVIETNNYYPELAVLGVSLRLGYQGVKPKTYIIKNIGEFLQTFQKEGTFLVNKQHYFDLKKEAFSIEVQELLTQLAAVYQTSQLLGANGVQVKGKIDKRYLILPIDQGQQLIEKMIHIPYFQLNDGEKKYRHLTFTKGALPILFDVSKQNDGTYKLMIEDRITTFLAHYQWGISDNQVYLFTSEQESIYTTLLQLLKRIEKPEIIYEKHELSDLFGSVVPLLEKIGTVSVSDEVSGEVVYHSLETIFIFRKIKGMIKVRVDFTYGDVVFSTDEMHSVASGANQEVIRDGKKEQEILEQLSTFGYQKSVDAYEKPLPAGERLYYFFKAEIPAFRQLGEVRMGKKLRELFLDAQHHQPMIEVSDSDSWLDVRFDISGIREQEIDEVLSSLLRNDRFYTLESGEILSFDSEEFQQTSEILTLLRQNMKNVQGTIQVPRNQGLMIENMLENNSRAHFSESFKEMVANLTHPEEFEAKLPENIQATLRNYQEDGFKWLKMLSYYQFGGILADEMGLGKTLQTITYLLSEKEENRIKGKALIVAPASLIYNWAAEIKKFAPDLEAAVIAGNKAEREVIAAQADLDILITSYASLRQDIDMYQKFGLGYLILDEAQMVKNSGTKTAQALKSLVVPQRFALSGTPIENNLDELWSIFQMILPGLFPTRTLFRAMKPEEIAKMIQPFILRRDKQTVLKDLPEKIESNLYSVLTEEQKTVYLAYLKQMQEDVSQMDQDTFKKNRLSILAGLTRLRQICCDPRLFIDDYSGGSGKLDQVKDLLIAAKENNRRVLLFSQFTSMLSIIEKELHELGLSTFYLRGSTKPKERMEMADAFNAGEKDVFLISLKAGGTGLNLTGADTVILYDLWWNPAVEEQAAGRAHRIGQKNVVEVWRMIAEGTVEEKMNSLQQEKRELFQKVIQGNEEQLAKMTEDDIRAILSIGEL comes from the coding sequence ATGAAGTGGAGTATACCAGAGCGTATTGTAGAGCGCGGTAGAGATTATATGAAAGAAGGACGTGTTTTGTCGATCGTCCAAGATTCTGAAAGAAAACTATGGCATGCTGAAGTGTTAGGCAATGAACTATACCACGTACAATTAGATGGTTCAGCAAAAGAAAACGACATCTGTGAATGTCCTTATTGGATGGATCATGGGTACTGTAAACATACTGTAGCTGTCGAGTTATCTTTACGACAAAAAGGAACCTCAAGGATCATCAAAGAGGATCAGCCTCAGGTATTTGAAAAGCGTTCTGTATCTATGTCTGAAATGTTTACAAAAGGTTTTGCTAAGCTAAATCAAACAACTGAAACAGAAAAAATAGTTCCATTAGTTGTTGAAGTAGTCATTGATGTGATCGAGACTAATAATTATTATCCTGAACTGGCTGTTTTAGGAGTCTCTCTTCGATTAGGGTATCAAGGAGTCAAACCGAAGACTTATATTATCAAAAATATTGGCGAATTTTTACAAACCTTTCAAAAAGAAGGTACTTTTTTAGTCAATAAACAGCACTACTTTGACTTAAAAAAAGAGGCATTTTCGATCGAAGTACAAGAATTATTGACGCAATTGGCTGCTGTTTATCAAACAAGTCAGCTGCTTGGTGCCAACGGTGTCCAAGTGAAAGGGAAAATCGATAAGCGTTATCTCATTTTGCCGATTGATCAAGGGCAGCAGTTAATTGAAAAAATGATCCACATTCCCTATTTTCAGCTGAATGATGGAGAGAAAAAGTATCGTCATCTGACATTTACTAAAGGCGCGTTGCCGATTCTATTTGATGTTAGTAAGCAAAATGACGGTACATATAAATTAATGATCGAAGATCGAATCACTACGTTTTTAGCACACTATCAGTGGGGGATCAGTGACAATCAAGTTTATCTGTTTACGTCAGAGCAAGAATCGATTTATACGACCTTGCTTCAATTGTTGAAACGGATCGAAAAGCCTGAAATCATTTATGAGAAACACGAACTATCAGATCTATTTGGTTCCGTTGTGCCATTATTAGAAAAAATTGGAACGGTTTCTGTAAGTGATGAAGTCTCTGGAGAAGTTGTTTATCATTCATTAGAAACAATCTTTATTTTTCGGAAAATCAAAGGAATGATCAAAGTTCGAGTTGACTTTACCTATGGTGATGTTGTTTTTTCAACTGATGAAATGCATTCGGTCGCTTCGGGGGCAAATCAAGAAGTGATTCGTGACGGCAAAAAAGAACAAGAAATCCTTGAGCAGCTTAGCACATTCGGTTATCAAAAAAGCGTTGATGCCTATGAAAAACCATTACCAGCCGGTGAACGTTTGTATTACTTTTTTAAAGCAGAGATCCCTGCTTTCAGACAACTAGGCGAGGTTCGTATGGGAAAAAAACTGCGGGAATTATTCTTGGATGCTCAACATCATCAGCCAATGATCGAAGTTTCTGATTCTGATTCTTGGTTGGATGTTCGTTTTGACATCAGTGGTATTCGTGAACAGGAAATCGATGAAGTTTTATCAAGTTTATTACGGAATGATCGTTTTTATACCTTAGAATCAGGAGAGATTTTGTCGTTTGATTCAGAAGAATTTCAACAAACCAGTGAAATACTAACGTTGTTGAGACAAAACATGAAAAATGTTCAAGGAACGATTCAAGTTCCTAGAAACCAAGGCTTGATGATCGAAAATATGCTGGAGAATAATTCACGGGCGCATTTTTCAGAATCATTCAAAGAAATGGTCGCAAACCTGACGCACCCAGAAGAGTTCGAAGCGAAACTACCTGAAAATATTCAAGCGACGCTCAGAAATTATCAAGAGGATGGATTTAAATGGCTCAAGATGCTAAGTTATTATCAGTTTGGCGGTATTTTAGCAGATGAAATGGGTCTCGGGAAAACGTTGCAGACGATTACTTATTTGCTTTCTGAAAAAGAAGAAAATAGAATCAAAGGCAAAGCATTGATCGTTGCACCAGCAAGTTTGATTTACAACTGGGCAGCAGAAATCAAAAAATTTGCACCAGACCTAGAAGCAGCTGTTATTGCAGGTAATAAGGCAGAGCGGGAAGTCATTGCCGCTCAAGCAGATCTGGATATTTTGATCACCTCATATGCGAGCTTGAGACAAGATATCGATATGTACCAGAAATTTGGTTTAGGCTATCTGATTTTGGATGAAGCCCAAATGGTCAAAAATAGTGGGACAAAAACAGCTCAAGCGCTAAAAAGCTTAGTTGTGCCTCAACGTTTTGCATTGAGCGGGACGCCGATCGAAAATAATTTAGATGAATTATGGTCGATTTTTCAAATGATTTTACCTGGTTTATTCCCAACACGCACATTGTTTAGAGCGATGAAACCGGAAGAAATCGCCAAGATGATCCAACCATTCATCTTGCGTCGGGATAAACAGACAGTACTTAAGGACTTACCTGAAAAAATTGAAAGTAATTTGTATAGTGTATTGACGGAGGAACAAAAAACAGTTTATCTAGCCTATCTAAAACAAATGCAGGAAGATGTCAGTCAGATGGATCAAGATACGTTCAAGAAAAATCGTTTAAGTATTTTAGCTGGTTTGACAAGATTGCGTCAGATTTGCTGTGACCCTCGATTGTTTATCGACGATTATTCTGGTGGTTCTGGTAAACTGGACCAAGTGAAAGACCTATTGATCGCAGCTAAAGAAAATAACCGCCGCGTCTTGCTTTTCTCTCAATTTACCAGCATGCTGTCTATTATTGAAAAAGAATTACATGAATTAGGGCTGTCGACCTTTTATCTAAGAGGGAGTACGAAACCCAAAGAACGGATGGAAATGGCAGATGCTTTCAATGCAGGTGAGAAAGATGTTTTCTTGATCTCATTGAAGGCTGGCGGTACAGGACTTAATTTAACAGGAGCAGATACGGTTATTTTGTACGATCTATGGTGGAATCCCGCTGTAGAAGAACAGGCAGCTGGACGCGCACATCGTATTGGGCAAAAGAATGTCGTTGAGGTCTGGCGAATGATCGCCGAAGGAACAGTTGAGGAAAAAATGAATTCTCTGCAACAGGAGAAACGGGAGCTATTCCAAAAAGTGATCCAAGGGAATGAAGAGCAGCTAGCCAAAATGACCGAAGATGATATTCGGGCAATTTTGAGCATTGGAGAGTTGTAA
- a CDS encoding HAD family hydrolase, with the protein MKTIVFDVDDTIYDQQQPFRNAINTVFPTVKPDDMHELYIRFRFHSDETFPKVMSNEWTLDFMRFYRIDESLKDLGYSSVTKEDGLTFQKIYEKELDNIVMHPELKKVFDFLKNKNIPMGIITNGPTDHQYKKVKQLQLEQWVPTDNIIISQSTGFQKPEKEIFDLAAKEFSMDAEHTLYVGDSFENDIAGAKNGGWHSLWFNHRLRALPENETPTHLHEVTSFDELLPVIQSIFS; encoded by the coding sequence ATGAAAACTATTGTTTTTGATGTGGATGATACGATTTATGACCAGCAACAACCTTTTAGAAATGCGATCAATACAGTTTTTCCTACTGTGAAACCAGATGATATGCATGAGCTTTACATTCGTTTTCGCTTTCATAGCGATGAAACATTTCCAAAAGTAATGTCCAATGAATGGACATTAGATTTTATGCGTTTTTATCGAATCGACGAATCATTGAAAGATTTAGGATACTCTTCCGTCACAAAAGAAGATGGCCTCACTTTTCAAAAAATATATGAGAAGGAATTAGACAATATCGTCATGCATCCTGAATTAAAAAAAGTCTTTGACTTCTTAAAAAACAAAAATATTCCAATGGGAATCATTACAAATGGTCCGACAGACCATCAATATAAAAAGGTAAAACAACTCCAGCTTGAACAATGGGTGCCTACTGATAATATCATTATTTCTCAAAGTACTGGCTTTCAAAAACCAGAAAAAGAGATTTTTGACTTAGCTGCAAAAGAATTTTCTATGGACGCTGAACATACACTTTATGTCGGTGACAGCTTTGAAAATGATATTGCTGGTGCTAAAAATGGCGGCTGGCACTCTCTTTGGTTCAATCACCGTTTAAGAGCTCTCCCTGAAAATGAAACACCAACACATCTTCATGAAGTAACATCGTTTGATGAATTGCTGCCAGTCATTCAATCGATATTTTCATAA
- a CDS encoding ABC transporter ATP-binding protein, producing the protein MLKRFFSYYRPYKHLFILDFSCAVIAGLLELSFPVVVNQVIDKIMPKGDFRLIGLACVGLLFFYILNTVLQYIVVFFGHKLGVNIETDMRRELYEHLQTQPFEYYDNQKTGKLMSRLTTDLFEISEVAHHGPEDVFITVMTLLGSFYLMLRIHVQLALATFVLLPFITIALVFFNKKMTKVNTKIYDNLGEFNAGVEASVSGIRVTQSFANEPFERKRFEGLNQAYRQSKIMFYKLMGVSSAYNYFLIRLINLFTLIFGAYYTINGEITNGDFVGFILLANVFVRPIEKVNNMIESYPKGIAGFKRFTEEIDKKPAIKDRPNAVAVEHLTGDIIYDDVSFSYADSTKVLNHIDLHIIPGETVAFVGQSGSGKTTLCNLLPRFYEVSEGNITIDGINIQDMTLASLRSQIGIVQQDVFLFPGTIRENIAYGKLDATEEEIQTAVKLAHLEKVIDQMSEGLDTLIGERGVKLSGGQKQRVAIARMFLKNPPILILDEATSALDTETEQVIQESLNSLAEGRTTMIIAHRLATIKHATRIIVVSDQGILEEGTHEELLAKGGHYRRLHDAQFRD; encoded by the coding sequence ATGTTAAAACGTTTTTTTAGCTATTATCGACCGTATAAGCATCTATTTATCTTAGATTTTTCCTGTGCTGTTATTGCAGGTCTATTAGAATTATCATTTCCTGTTGTTGTCAATCAAGTGATTGACAAAATCATGCCCAAAGGCGATTTTCGTTTGATCGGATTGGCTTGTGTAGGGTTACTGTTTTTTTATATTTTAAACACGGTTTTACAGTATATTGTTGTATTTTTTGGTCACAAGTTAGGGGTCAATATTGAAACGGATATGCGCAGGGAATTATATGAGCATTTGCAGACTCAGCCGTTCGAATATTATGACAATCAAAAAACAGGGAAGTTGATGAGCCGTTTAACGACTGATTTATTTGAAATTTCGGAAGTTGCTCATCATGGTCCAGAGGATGTTTTTATTACTGTGATGACATTATTGGGTTCGTTTTATTTAATGCTTCGTATCCATGTTCAGTTGGCATTGGCAACTTTTGTGCTTTTGCCATTCATTACGATTGCACTGGTCTTTTTCAATAAAAAAATGACAAAAGTCAATACTAAGATTTATGATAATCTAGGGGAATTCAACGCAGGTGTTGAAGCTTCTGTCAGCGGAATAAGAGTGACACAATCTTTCGCAAATGAACCTTTTGAACGTAAACGTTTTGAAGGCTTAAATCAGGCCTATCGTCAATCAAAGATCATGTTTTATAAATTGATGGGGGTCAGCTCTGCATACAATTATTTTCTCATTCGTCTGATCAATTTATTTACATTGATTTTTGGCGCGTATTACACGATCAATGGCGAGATCACTAATGGCGATTTTGTTGGATTTATATTGTTGGCAAACGTTTTTGTACGTCCGATCGAGAAAGTCAATAACATGATCGAAAGTTATCCTAAAGGGATCGCTGGATTTAAACGCTTTACTGAAGAGATCGACAAGAAGCCGGCAATCAAGGATCGACCGAATGCTGTGGCTGTTGAGCATCTGACTGGGGATATTATTTATGATGATGTCTCATTTTCATATGCAGATTCCACAAAAGTACTGAATCATATCGATTTGCATATCATTCCTGGCGAAACGGTCGCGTTTGTAGGACAAAGCGGCTCTGGTAAAACAACACTATGCAATTTACTGCCGCGGTTTTATGAAGTAAGCGAGGGAAACATCACGATCGATGGAATCAACATTCAAGATATGACCTTAGCTTCATTAAGAAGCCAAATCGGGATCGTTCAGCAAGATGTATTTTTATTCCCGGGGACGATTCGAGAGAATATTGCTTATGGGAAATTAGATGCGACAGAAGAAGAAATCCAAACAGCTGTTAAATTAGCTCATTTAGAAAAAGTCATTGATCAGATGTCTGAAGGCTTGGATACATTGATTGGTGAAAGAGGAGTCAAGCTTTCAGGAGGTCAAAAACAACGGGTAGCAATTGCTCGGATGTTTTTGAAAAATCCGCCGATCTTGATTTTAGATGAAGCCACTTCTGCACTTGATACAGAAACAGAGCAGGTCATCCAAGAATCACTAAATTCTTTAGCTGAAGGTAGAACAACAATGATCATTGCCCATCGTTTAGCTACGATCAAGCATGCAACACGCATCATCGTTGTCAGTGATCAAGGAATCCTTGAAGAAGGAACACATGAAGAACTGTTGGCAAAAGGCGGACATTACCGTCGCTTGCACGATGCACAGTTTAGAGATTGA